One region of Dokdonia sp. 4H-3-7-5 genomic DNA includes:
- a CDS encoding SPFH domain-containing protein, with product MDAIPSFVITGIGILLFLVVVYFAIIAMFYKKVHQGQALVRTGFGGTKVATDKGLYVVPVFHRVEVMDVSVKKIQIERLATEGLICKDNMRADIKVAFFVRVNNEVEYIKKVAQTIGVERASRQETLEDLFEAKFSEALKTVGKKFDFIQLYESRREFRDEIVDIIGTDLNGYTLEDCAIDYLEQTSVSYLKADNILDAEGIKKITDLTAAQNVQSNLIKRDEEKTIRKQDVEAREAILELDKQLAEKEEQQLREIANIKSREGAETLKVAEEERLKSETARIATEEKVKVAEENMQRQIIVAEKNKQRTEAVETERVEKDRLLEATERERVVTLAQIEKEKVVEVEKKNIQDVIRDRVVLEKGVVEEQENMKDIEAFKTADRNKQVTITNAESAAQEDLIKTIKAAEASKEAAKQKAEEINIEALAHKEASEKEADARKILAEAQAKEEATVGMSEAQVMHAKADANERQGIVEATIIEKKALAEAAGIQAKAEAKRQDGLAEADVIKEKALADAAGIEEKANAMKKLDGVGKDHEEFKLRLDKELQVDLAEINIQKDIADAQAQVIGDALKAANIDIVGGETMFFDQIIGQITKAKGYDRLVKHSDTVHEVKDAILGSDDVKGNLLEKVKEFAGKYGISSEDLKNVTIANLLMDLKSKSSDNDEQTLFSNLSNLAKGLGLSDKKLR from the coding sequence ATGGATGCAATCCCATCGTTTGTAATTACCGGAATAGGAATCCTCTTATTTCTCGTTGTCGTTTATTTCGCAATCATCGCGATGTTCTACAAAAAAGTACATCAAGGTCAAGCCTTGGTCCGTACTGGATTTGGAGGAACAAAAGTTGCAACAGACAAGGGACTTTATGTAGTTCCAGTATTCCACCGTGTAGAAGTAATGGACGTTTCGGTAAAGAAAATCCAAATTGAGCGTCTCGCTACCGAAGGTCTTATCTGTAAGGATAACATGCGTGCAGATATTAAAGTGGCATTCTTTGTTCGTGTTAATAACGAAGTTGAGTACATCAAAAAAGTGGCACAAACGATTGGTGTAGAAAGAGCTTCACGTCAAGAAACACTTGAGGATCTTTTTGAAGCAAAATTCTCTGAAGCACTTAAAACCGTAGGTAAGAAATTTGACTTTATACAGTTATATGAATCCCGTCGTGAGTTTCGTGATGAGATTGTAGATATCATCGGTACAGATCTTAATGGTTATACACTAGAAGATTGTGCAATCGATTATCTTGAGCAAACGTCTGTTTCTTATTTAAAAGCAGATAATATTCTTGATGCAGAAGGTATTAAGAAGATCACAGACCTTACTGCTGCACAAAACGTGCAATCTAACTTGATTAAGCGTGATGAGGAAAAAACCATCCGCAAGCAAGATGTAGAAGCTCGTGAAGCAATCCTTGAACTAGACAAACAACTTGCTGAAAAAGAAGAACAACAACTCCGTGAGATTGCCAACATAAAATCTCGTGAAGGTGCCGAAACTTTAAAGGTAGCAGAAGAAGAGCGCCTCAAGTCTGAAACAGCTCGTATCGCAACCGAAGAAAAAGTAAAAGTTGCCGAAGAAAATATGCAACGCCAGATTATAGTTGCCGAAAAGAACAAGCAACGTACCGAGGCTGTAGAAACTGAACGTGTAGAAAAAGATCGTTTACTAGAAGCAACCGAAAGAGAACGCGTAGTTACACTCGCTCAGATTGAAAAAGAGAAAGTAGTAGAAGTTGAGAAAAAGAACATTCAAGATGTGATAAGAGACCGCGTAGTTCTTGAAAAAGGAGTGGTTGAAGAGCAGGAAAATATGAAAGATATTGAGGCTTTCAAAACTGCAGATCGTAACAAACAAGTTACCATCACAAATGCTGAGAGTGCTGCTCAAGAAGATTTGATTAAAACTATCAAAGCTGCTGAGGCATCTAAAGAAGCTGCTAAGCAAAAAGCTGAAGAAATTAATATCGAAGCGCTTGCACATAAAGAAGCAAGTGAAAAAGAAGCAGATGCACGTAAGATTCTTGCCGAAGCACAAGCTAAGGAAGAAGCAACCGTAGGTATGTCTGAGGCGCAAGTAATGCACGCTAAGGCAGATGCAAACGAGCGTCAAGGTATTGTAGAAGCGACTATCATTGAGAAGAAGGCACTTGCAGAAGCAGCCGGAATTCAAGCAAAAGCAGAAGCAAAACGCCAAGACGGACTTGCAGAGGCAGATGTAATCAAAGAGAAAGCTCTTGCAGATGCTGCGGGAATCGAAGAGAAAGCCAATGCAATGAAGAAACTTGACGGTGTAGGTAAAGACCACGAAGAGTTTAAACTACGTCTTGATAAAGAACTTCAAGTTGACCTTGCTGAAATCAATATCCAGAAAGATATTGCAGATGCTCAAGCACAAGTTATTGGTGATGCACTTAAAGCCGCAAACATTGATATTGTAGGTGGTGAGACCATGTTCTTTGACCAGATTATCGGGCAAATTACAAAGGCCAAAGGATACGACAGACTAGTGAAGCATTCTGACACCGTGCATGAGGTAAAAGATGCCATTTTAGGTAGTGATGATGTAAAGGGAAACTTGCTTGAAAAAGTAAAAGAATTTGCAGGTAAGTACGGCATCTCTTCTGAGGATCTTAAGAATGTGACCATCGCAAATCTTTTGATGGACTTAAAATCTAAGTCTTCAGATAATGATGAGCAAACCTTATTCAGCAACCTATCTAACCTTGCAAAGGGACTTGGGTTATCTGATAAGAAGTTGAGATAA
- a CDS encoding DNA repair ATPase, protein MANETPDTQPKASQSLDGGTYEIIQGRLQKQKIDLQERLQKLNEERKDVFGSLETKLIANDRINTENNCIARDIVSLNNLCLFGYNVHFGLRTDIHLSDVFSAYEFKDNRFEPRPLTLLEDDIFLLDFANLYKYYRNTIFSKFAIIGNYLYMVFQLSDSVTDIKTFKWLISDDTLKYVDNRSEHEYKFPKQHDFKWLEATRDMHRYGVHAHVSILDKVFVETIGGDLTIKIEDNTEEGKGILDEPVEHIDQTLDDGQYRYADLGNLLALEIKPFQEEARYFVYNHKLKQVQKIQSVKDTCVLLPDDQGIIFPTGYYLQTGEYNIFDNAIPNVKFQEKISSPNGEDFLYVFYSPEAGLYNLMSYNVITQEIKTPIICNGFTVLKNGELSYFKTENEQSKHHVIQIWQTPFLKGDYMPSQHEDTLLYKIGNKDIVKAMAEVNGLVTLLNKEDNYDGLYSDLAKFSKDILDAYYWLPEPETQQLNIPLTEINGAANAAIDEFEKVVQLKRNAAKQTQEIQKKADEIFGKIKSTSFKSINDFVALLTQLRSLRGETISLNDIRYVDPTFVKTLEEEIAVQTQKISEKCVQFLLDDKALKPYHEAVAEKKGAMEKIKKVIEAKKLEEEVNQIATDLELLIDIISNLDIEDTSHSTKIIDDISLIFATINQLKAGIKNKKKSLGSAEAQADFAAQLKLIDQSIINYLDIATTPEKCDEFQTKISIQLEELEGKFADWDEFITLIIEKREEVYGAFEARKNALVEKRNKKAMALKNAAERILKGVRKKAESFKTASEINGYFAADLMINKVRDIVQQLKEQEDTGKAEEIETGLKTAREDALRKLKDKLDLYEDGDTVIRLGKHKFGINKQPLDLTIVLKDSALNYHLTGTDFYQELSNETLLASRHIWNQEFVSETSEVYRSAYLAYKLFNKLDKHTLLEAGDDALLAIVQEESRNDYAEGYVKGVHDVDASKILKVLVHKHNELGLLTYAPEIRAYAQYFWNSIEDSTKKTLDQTIKASGEVLQFFPDAKEYQFIVETLSEEIHAFAKAESLFSPDLSQTIAKYIFDELQEDTDFVRSSVAVRLKDAFAKALKQQQADLKFKKSYESLPSLKGKVQLVKQWVTAFVRTQESLTDVRYVDEVVCLLLFEDESVLKTKAASPNEKITGLSGDHSTITEGVFNFNYHDFTARLNLFVTKQVPAFETFKKAKHTVTEELKEALKLDEFKPRVLTSFIRNKLIDQVYFPLFGDNLAKQLGTVGDNKRTDRMGMLLLISPPGYGKTTLMEYIANRLGLVFVKINGPAIGHEVTSVDPESATNSAAREELKKLNVAFEMGNNVMLYLDDIQHCNPEFLQKFISLSDGTRKIEGVYNGKSKTYDLRSKKFCVIMAGNPYTESGEKFRIPDMLANRADIYNLGDIIGDTEHLFKLSLIENSLTANPLLQQLSSSHFEDVYTLIDRIENATQDSQLKGNHTAQEVADYTKVLEKVITIRNTVLKVNAEYIRSAAQEDAYRTEPSFKLQGSYRDMNKLVAKVVPIMNDTELATLLLSHYESESQTLTSSAEANLLKYRELINSLDETQQQRWDTMKETFVKNNKLKGFGNKNEMAQVLSQMMEFTENLEGIKKALEKGLEK, encoded by the coding sequence ATGGCAAACGAAACTCCAGATACACAACCTAAAGCATCACAGTCACTAGACGGCGGTACTTATGAGATCATACAAGGTAGACTGCAAAAGCAGAAAATCGATCTCCAAGAACGCCTTCAAAAACTGAATGAGGAACGTAAAGATGTCTTTGGCTCTCTTGAGACAAAGCTCATTGCAAATGACCGTATCAATACAGAGAATAACTGTATTGCTCGTGACATCGTTTCTCTCAATAATCTATGCCTTTTTGGATATAATGTGCATTTTGGATTGCGCACAGACATTCACCTTAGTGATGTTTTTAGTGCCTATGAGTTCAAAGACAATCGTTTTGAGCCAAGGCCACTAACATTACTAGAAGATGATATTTTTCTTCTTGATTTTGCAAATTTATACAAGTACTACCGTAATACTATTTTCTCAAAGTTTGCCATCATCGGGAATTACCTTTACATGGTGTTTCAGCTAAGTGATAGTGTTACAGATATTAAAACATTTAAATGGCTTATAAGCGATGACACCTTAAAATACGTAGATAATCGTAGTGAACACGAATACAAGTTTCCAAAACAACATGATTTTAAATGGCTAGAAGCTACGCGCGATATGCATCGTTATGGTGTGCACGCACACGTTTCTATACTTGACAAGGTTTTTGTAGAAACCATAGGTGGTGATCTTACTATTAAAATAGAGGACAATACAGAAGAAGGAAAAGGAATCCTTGACGAACCTGTGGAGCACATCGACCAGACACTTGATGACGGGCAATACCGTTATGCAGACCTTGGTAATTTACTGGCGCTTGAGATCAAACCTTTTCAAGAGGAAGCTCGTTATTTTGTCTATAATCACAAACTCAAGCAAGTTCAAAAAATACAAAGTGTAAAAGATACTTGTGTATTACTTCCAGATGATCAGGGTATTATTTTCCCAACAGGTTATTACTTGCAAACAGGAGAGTATAACATCTTTGATAATGCAATCCCAAATGTAAAATTTCAAGAGAAAATCAGCTCGCCTAACGGAGAGGATTTCTTGTATGTTTTTTATTCCCCAGAGGCAGGACTTTACAACTTGATGTCATACAATGTGATTACTCAAGAAATTAAAACTCCGATTATCTGTAATGGATTTACCGTATTAAAAAATGGCGAACTCAGCTATTTTAAAACTGAAAATGAGCAGAGCAAGCATCACGTCATACAGATCTGGCAAACCCCATTTTTAAAGGGTGATTATATGCCTTCTCAACATGAGGACACACTACTGTATAAAATAGGAAATAAAGATATCGTAAAAGCGATGGCAGAGGTTAACGGCCTTGTCACGCTACTCAACAAGGAGGATAATTACGATGGATTATATAGTGATCTAGCCAAGTTTTCTAAAGATATTCTTGACGCCTATTACTGGCTTCCAGAGCCAGAAACGCAACAGCTTAACATACCACTTACTGAGATAAACGGAGCTGCAAATGCAGCAATCGATGAATTTGAAAAAGTAGTCCAACTTAAGCGTAATGCTGCAAAGCAAACGCAAGAGATTCAGAAAAAGGCTGATGAGATTTTTGGCAAAATAAAAAGTACTTCTTTTAAATCTATTAATGATTTTGTGGCGTTGCTCACACAGTTACGCTCGTTGCGTGGCGAGACCATATCTCTTAATGACATACGCTATGTAGATCCCACTTTCGTGAAAACGTTAGAGGAAGAAATCGCGGTACAGACCCAAAAGATCTCAGAGAAGTGTGTACAGTTCTTACTAGACGACAAAGCTTTAAAACCTTATCATGAAGCGGTAGCTGAGAAGAAAGGCGCAATGGAAAAGATCAAGAAAGTGATCGAAGCCAAAAAGCTTGAAGAGGAAGTAAATCAGATTGCGACAGATCTTGAATTGCTTATCGATATCATATCTAATCTTGATATAGAAGACACCTCCCACTCTACTAAAATTATTGATGATATCTCGCTCATTTTTGCGACTATCAATCAGTTGAAGGCTGGGATTAAGAATAAGAAAAAATCACTAGGAAGTGCAGAGGCGCAAGCAGATTTTGCCGCTCAACTTAAGTTAATTGATCAAAGTATCATAAACTACCTAGATATTGCCACCACGCCAGAAAAGTGTGATGAGTTCCAGACTAAAATCTCTATCCAACTAGAAGAGCTAGAAGGGAAGTTTGCAGATTGGGATGAGTTTATCACGCTTATTATTGAAAAGCGCGAGGAAGTGTACGGAGCTTTTGAAGCTCGTAAAAATGCCCTTGTAGAAAAGCGCAATAAAAAGGCGATGGCATTAAAAAATGCCGCAGAACGTATCTTAAAAGGTGTACGTAAAAAAGCCGAAAGCTTTAAAACGGCTTCGGAAATAAACGGATATTTTGCCGCAGATCTTATGATCAATAAGGTGCGCGATATCGTACAGCAACTTAAGGAGCAAGAAGATACTGGAAAGGCAGAAGAGATCGAGACTGGACTTAAAACAGCCCGTGAAGATGCATTGCGCAAGCTCAAAGACAAACTAGATCTCTATGAAGATGGAGATACGGTGATACGACTTGGTAAGCATAAATTTGGTATAAACAAGCAACCGCTTGACCTCACTATTGTTCTCAAAGATAGCGCGCTTAACTATCACCTTACGGGAACAGATTTTTACCAAGAACTCTCAAATGAAACGCTTCTCGCTTCTCGCCATATTTGGAATCAGGAGTTTGTTTCAGAAACTAGCGAGGTGTATCGCAGTGCCTACCTAGCTTACAAATTATTTAATAAACTAGACAAGCACACGCTACTAGAGGCTGGTGATGACGCGCTACTTGCGATAGTGCAAGAGGAAAGCCGCAATGACTATGCAGAGGGCTATGTAAAAGGGGTACACGATGTAGATGCTTCAAAAATTTTAAAGGTACTCGTACATAAACACAACGAGCTAGGGCTACTCACCTACGCACCAGAAATTAGGGCGTACGCTCAGTATTTCTGGAACAGTATTGAAGATAGCACTAAAAAAACACTAGATCAAACGATCAAGGCTTCGGGAGAGGTGTTGCAGTTTTTTCCAGATGCAAAGGAATACCAATTTATCGTTGAGACGTTAAGTGAGGAGATACACGCTTTCGCGAAAGCGGAATCCCTTTTCTCACCAGATTTGAGTCAAACTATAGCAAAGTACATTTTTGACGAATTACAAGAAGACACAGATTTTGTGCGCAGTAGCGTTGCTGTGCGATTGAAAGACGCTTTCGCGAAAGCGTTAAAACAACAACAAGCAGACCTTAAGTTTAAGAAAAGTTATGAGTCCCTCCCTAGCTTAAAAGGGAAAGTACAGCTCGTAAAACAGTGGGTGACCGCATTTGTACGCACCCAAGAAAGTCTTACCGATGTGCGCTACGTAGATGAAGTGGTGTGTTTACTACTCTTTGAAGATGAGTCGGTTTTAAAAACAAAAGCAGCTTCTCCAAATGAGAAAATCACTGGCTTAAGCGGTGATCATAGCACAATAACCGAAGGGGTCTTCAACTTTAACTACCACGACTTTACGGCAAGGCTCAACTTATTTGTAACAAAGCAAGTACCCGCATTTGAAACATTTAAGAAAGCAAAACACACGGTTACTGAAGAGTTAAAAGAAGCTTTAAAACTGGACGAATTTAAACCAAGAGTACTTACGTCCTTTATACGTAATAAGCTGATTGACCAAGTGTATTTCCCATTGTTTGGTGATAACCTTGCAAAGCAATTAGGAACCGTGGGCGATAATAAACGTACCGACCGTATGGGTATGTTGCTACTTATCTCGCCTCCTGGGTATGGTAAAACTACCCTGATGGAATATATAGCAAACCGTCTAGGACTCGTTTTTGTAAAAATAAATGGCCCTGCGATAGGTCACGAAGTAACCTCTGTAGATCCAGAAAGTGCCACAAATAGCGCCGCTCGTGAAGAACTTAAAAAGCTGAACGTGGCTTTTGAAATGGGGAATAATGTGATGCTATATCTAGACGATATCCAACACTGTAATCCTGAGTTTTTACAAAAATTCATATCGCTATCTGATGGTACACGTAAGATTGAAGGTGTATATAATGGTAAGTCGAAAACTTATGATCTGCGCAGTAAGAAATTCTGCGTGATTATGGCAGGTAACCCATATACGGAGAGTGGAGAGAAATTCCGCATACCAGATATGCTTGCAAACAGGGCAGACATTTATAACCTGGGAGACATCATAGGCGATACGGAACATCTGTTTAAGCTCAGTCTTATTGAGAATTCGCTCACTGCAAATCCGCTATTGCAGCAGTTGAGTAGTAGTCATTTTGAAGATGTGTATACCTTAATAGACCGCATAGAAAATGCAACCCAGGACAGTCAGCTCAAAGGAAATCACACCGCGCAAGAAGTGGCAGATTATACAAAAGTACTAGAGAAGGTCATCACCATACGTAACACAGTACTCAAGGTAAATGCAGAATACATACGCAGTGCTGCGCAAGAAGATGCCTATCGTACAGAGCCTTCTTTTAAGTTACAGGGATCATACCGTGATATGAATAAACTGGTAGCCAAAGTAGTTCCTATTATGAACGATACTGAGCTTGCGACCTTGCTCTTATCGCATTATGAAAGTGAGTCACAAACTCTCACTTCAAGCGCAGAAGCCAACTTGTTAAAATATCGTGAGCTCATCAATTCGCTAGATGAAACGCAGCAACAGCGCTGGGACACGATGAAAGAAACCTTTGTAAAGAATAATAAACTCAAAGGATTTGGTAATAAGAACGAGATGGCACAAGTACTCTCTCAAATGATGGAGTTTACTGAAAACCTAGAAGGGATAAAAAAGGCGCTTGAGAAGG
- a CDS encoding helix-turn-helix domain-containing protein: MSFFGKNIRKIRTVKTLSQQSFAELFDLKRGTLGAYEEGRSEPKIDTIIKIANYFSIPIDDLLTKELTVNSLLKFKANLTTDHDIITKQAFASIPCITSKNAKEYLLYNDKEAFVSDMQVLQLPINPEKEFRAFTVDNLEMSSNDKGLFPKDIVIGEMIPKDVYKKLNNGHLVLAVFEDQLVLRRCYLSENTITLRADHKNIDDLEFPIQEVKELWRIRYVFYHRVPELADGLEEKMAMLQAQFLQIKGEL, from the coding sequence ATGTCATTTTTTGGAAAAAACATACGAAAGATTAGAACTGTCAAGACATTGAGTCAGCAGTCGTTTGCAGAGCTGTTTGACTTGAAAAGAGGGACGTTAGGAGCTTATGAGGAAGGTAGGAGTGAACCTAAAATAGATACTATTATTAAGATTGCTAATTATTTTAGCATACCTATCGATGACTTGCTAACAAAAGAGCTTACGGTAAATAGTTTACTCAAATTCAAAGCAAATCTTACAACAGATCATGATATCATCACAAAGCAAGCCTTTGCAAGTATTCCTTGCATAACGTCAAAAAATGCAAAAGAATATCTTCTCTATAATGATAAAGAAGCTTTTGTAAGTGATATGCAAGTATTACAGTTGCCTATCAATCCTGAAAAGGAGTTCAGAGCATTTACGGTGGATAATCTAGAGATGAGTAGTAATGACAAAGGACTCTTCCCTAAGGATATTGTAATAGGGGAGATGATACCGAAAGATGTTTATAAAAAGCTAAATAATGGTCATCTAGTGCTCGCTGTATTTGAAGATCAGCTCGTATTGAGGCGATGCTATCTTTCTGAAAATACCATAACACTGCGTGCAGATCATAAGAATATAGATGATCTTGAATTCCCTATCCAGGAAGTGAAAGAGCTGTGGCGCATACGCTATGTGTTTTATCATAGAGTGCCAGAACTTGCAGATGGACTTGAGGAAAAAATGGCAATGCTTCAAGCGCAATTCTTACAGATAAAAGGAGAATTATAA
- a CDS encoding molecular chaperone Tir, translated as MKNHFNITRDFLLELNFNITTENTEDGIMVVQKENSGIKNLILGVAPPILIIEQFIFTINNQSEKIFKSLLQKNRDIIHGAFVLDETGKKVIFRDTLQIENLDLNELEGSLNSLSLLMSEYSDHIIEFSKY; from the coding sequence ATGAAGAACCACTTTAACATAACACGAGATTTTCTACTTGAACTTAACTTCAATATCACCACCGAAAACACCGAGGATGGTATTATGGTAGTACAAAAGGAAAACTCAGGAATTAAAAACCTCATTCTAGGCGTCGCTCCTCCTATCTTAATCATAGAGCAGTTTATTTTTACCATAAATAATCAGTCTGAAAAGATTTTTAAAAGTCTGCTACAAAAAAACCGCGATATCATTCATGGAGCATTTGTACTAGATGAGACAGGTAAGAAAGTAATATTTAGAGATACCTTACAAATAGAAAATCTAGATTTAAACGAACTAGAAGGAAGCTTAAACTCGCTCAGTTTATTAATGAGTGAATACTCAGATCACATTATCGAATTTTCAAAATACTAA
- a CDS encoding head GIN domain-containing protein, producing the protein MTTLIKFIIGFLTAILVTSCQFDINLGQINGDGNVVTEDFNITEDFDEVVAGNGWEVFLEKGNTNGVILEADQNLVDAAEIYVKDGKLKIYCEDNIKNATSKKVFVTYSENLTEVSVNSGASLTTKEALTGDEINLDASSGGTLRVEVTVNDVETNVSSGGVVRISGTANRVDASVSSGGVARISKLKSVSAIADASSGGVMDVYASQDLRADASSGGVINYYGKPANVDKPKESYSGGIIRSKD; encoded by the coding sequence ATGACAACACTTATCAAATTTATTATTGGGTTTCTTACTGCAATACTCGTCACCTCTTGTCAGTTTGACATTAACCTTGGGCAAATAAATGGCGACGGAAATGTAGTTACAGAAGATTTTAACATCACAGAAGACTTTGACGAAGTAGTTGCTGGTAATGGCTGGGAAGTCTTTTTAGAAAAAGGAAATACAAATGGCGTAATACTTGAAGCCGATCAAAATCTAGTAGATGCAGCTGAAATTTATGTGAAAGACGGAAAGTTAAAAATATACTGCGAGGATAACATAAAAAATGCTACCTCAAAAAAGGTTTTTGTAACCTACTCAGAAAACCTTACCGAAGTGAGTGTAAACAGTGGTGCTAGTCTTACTACAAAAGAAGCGCTCACTGGAGATGAAATAAATCTGGACGCATCATCCGGAGGAACATTACGTGTTGAGGTTACTGTAAATGACGTAGAGACAAATGTAAGTAGCGGTGGCGTAGTACGCATCTCAGGAACAGCAAATCGCGTAGATGCATCTGTTTCTAGTGGTGGTGTTGCAAGAATAAGTAAGCTCAAATCTGTATCTGCTATTGCAGATGCTTCTTCTGGAGGAGTGATGGATGTATATGCATCACAAGATCTTCGAGCAGATGCATCATCAGGTGGTGTCATAAATTATTATGGAAAGCCAGCAAACGTAGACAAACCAAAGGAAAGTTATTCTGGAGGTATCATACGTTCAAAAGATTAA
- a CDS encoding OB-fold-containig protein, with protein sequence MDNYFEILFSPVNITLTILLSLLLVYWIFTMISGVDFDLDVDVDIDIDVDVDADIDLDSGLEGGNMDFSDVANAEVDRSHVVNRKRKPLKWWQVVLIYFNFVGLPFMFTFTFWIFIWWFCSLIVTSITGSYENTFGHLIVLAFMIPALFINKIITTPFKSFFKNLNKDGDKAVDFLGRQATLLSTVSGDKMGNAELQADGNTMSIYVKSLDGSELRFRESVLIIKQSTDKNYFYVSKD encoded by the coding sequence TTGGATAACTATTTCGAAATTTTATTTTCACCAGTAAACATCACGTTAACGATACTACTGTCTCTACTCCTTGTCTATTGGATATTTACAATGATCAGCGGTGTAGACTTTGATCTAGATGTAGATGTAGACATCGATATCGATGTGGACGTAGATGCAGATATTGATCTGGATTCTGGTCTCGAAGGCGGCAATATGGATTTCTCAGATGTAGCAAATGCAGAGGTAGATCGATCACACGTTGTAAATAGAAAACGTAAGCCTCTTAAATGGTGGCAAGTCGTTTTGATTTACTTCAATTTTGTCGGACTTCCATTTATGTTTACGTTTACTTTTTGGATCTTTATATGGTGGTTTTGTTCCCTTATTGTAACATCTATTACAGGAAGTTACGAGAATACATTTGGGCACCTTATCGTCTTAGCTTTTATGATTCCTGCGCTATTTATTAATAAAATTATCACGACTCCTTTCAAGTCATTCTTCAAGAATTTGAATAAAGATGGAGACAAGGCAGTAGATTTTCTTGGTAGACAAGCCACTTTATTATCCACAGTTTCTGGAGATAAAATGGGTAATGCAGAGCTTCAGGCAGATGGCAATACGATGAGCATTTATGTGAAATCACTAGATGGTTCTGAGTTACGCTTTCGCGAAAGCGTCCTAATCATCAAACAATCAACAGATAAAAATTATTTCTACGTCAGTAAAGATTAA
- a CDS encoding PspA/IM30 family protein produces MNIFKRLFKIGQAEANASIDNMEDPIKMTEQGIRDMKEDLAKSVEAMAQVKAMAIRSKNERDEHQEKAKDYEGKAITILKKAHAGSMEATDADRLAKEALAKKEEAQAHADRAGEDTTKFEGNVAQLQSTIQTIKDNIGNWENELKTLKARVKVSSATKNVNKQMAALDSTGTVSMLERMKEKVAQEEALADAYGDIANANKSIDDEINAAADTSKEKVDDELAKLKEQLGLDKDKA; encoded by the coding sequence ATGAACATATTTAAAAGACTTTTTAAAATAGGCCAGGCAGAGGCAAATGCTTCTATAGATAACATGGAAGATCCTATTAAAATGACCGAGCAAGGCATAAGAGATATGAAAGAAGATCTTGCCAAAAGTGTAGAAGCAATGGCTCAAGTAAAAGCCATGGCAATACGCTCAAAAAACGAGCGCGATGAGCACCAAGAGAAAGCAAAAGATTATGAAGGTAAAGCAATTACCATTCTTAAGAAAGCACACGCAGGTTCTATGGAAGCTACAGACGCAGACCGTCTAGCAAAAGAAGCGCTTGCCAAAAAGGAAGAAGCACAAGCGCATGCAGATCGCGCTGGTGAAGACACAACAAAATTTGAAGGAAATGTAGCCCAGCTGCAATCTACTATCCAGACTATAAAAGATAATATAGGCAACTGGGAGAATGAGCTTAAAACACTTAAAGCAAGAGTAAAAGTAAGCTCTGCCACTAAGAATGTAAACAAGCAAATGGCTGCTCTTGATAGCACTGGAACCGTAAGTATGCTAGAACGTATGAAGGAAAAAGTAGCTCAAGAAGAAGCACTTGCAGATGCTTATGGCGATATTGCAAATGCAAATAAAAGCATAGACGACGAGATTAATGCTGCAGCAGATACTAGCAAAGAAAAAGTAGACGACGAACTTGCAAAGCTTAAGGAACAACTAGGTCTCGACAAGGACAAAGCATAA